One window from the genome of Xiphophorus hellerii strain 12219 chromosome 16, Xiphophorus_hellerii-4.1, whole genome shotgun sequence encodes:
- the LOC116734897 gene encoding uncharacterized protein LOC116734897 isoform X4 has product MVTVTSATQSAPTVFPLAPCGSGGSDLVTLGCLATGFNPSTITFSWEQGSTALNNVIQYPSIQKGNEYMGISQVQVKRQDWEARKSFKCIANHAAGRQHASVTKKTLRLIPPKMTLYPVWDGEVKISDVRLICALSDYFPKDITVQWYKEDQLLTSNQNVRNFISANEENTTYSRTTEITPDKEEWIKGSTFKCKSTHKAKDLTETINICQIYGKYTPPIYMETPNFMKMMTESEVEAKCSISTVLNAKLTWEMDRVPVGDQSQVLRNETFVSTILKVPLETWAKTKKIQCKAEHRCFTAMKTISISGPSVGRPKVEIRRSLSELLKRESAVFQCDVSQLSSQDLYVTFQVNGTDASQKYYIDLPEGSGPHSVSRRFSVPRESWKIDTDVSCTVNQGFSSSPFKSNLMSRIFVKPSVELLLAPSRASDPQTLLCSGWGFDPEIKWLNGVEEIFTSNHDISMDANGRVAATSQLQVVQTQWKSGEVFTCEVSDKSLNEVVRKEISVCSACSSPTPNIELNIPNFKTATTATVKATCLVHTAFDVKVTWLIDGSIQEEYTKTQFQNMTHLATDVTIPSGKWRQLKTITCRAAHRCFSPTEKTVNVAGPSVGRPKVEIRRSLSELLKRESAVFQCDVSQLSPQDLYVTFQVNGTDASQKYYIDLPEGSGPHSVSRSFSVPRESWKIDTDVSCTVNQGFSSSPFKSNLMSKIFVEPSMEVHPAPSEGLEQQTLVCSGWGFDPQIKWFNRSKEINSSNSDISMNNKGHVVVMSQLHVGHAEWKRGMVFTCEVSDSSLRKNVKKNISICSVTPTSSHMVGVYIQRPKLEELQKRGQVTVTCLFVGTSLSDFSIIWKVGNQRASPSNINMEKPVSHNNGTETLHSSLYVSAEDWHSNKQVSCVGKHLCSNQSYEDYISKSTDLYQPVLRILEPTFDELYTSDSVILTCLVSAFFPSDVIVQWRENDQQLPASLYINSPSWKEPGRRYFSMRSRLNITKAENNNSTYSCVVRHESSESPFETSISDVFATVRYTKPSAVLLQGENELMCLVSGFNPKSINITWFRSETTELSDYNITEPYVGPDRKFRILSRLRLALIDTLPGVIITCRVTHEGATISVNISKPDTLENCNFFDTIKDIDVSQDALKETWSMALTFLCFFLFTIIFSLVVLIIKTK; this is encoded by the exons ATGGTCACCGTCACTTCAg ccACTCAGAGTGCTCCCACTGTGTTTCCTCTGGCTCCATGTGGTTCTGGTGGTAGTGACCTGGTCACCCTCGGCTGCCTTGCCACCGGTTTCAACCCCTCCACCATCACCTTCTCGTGGGAACAAGGCAGTACTGCTTTGAACAACGTCATCCAGTACCCTTCAATCCAGAAAGGCAATGAATACATGGGAATCAGTCAGGTTCAAGTCAAAAGACAGGACTGGGAAGCAAGAAAATCCTTCAAATGCATTGCAAATCACGCTGCAGGACGACAACATGCTTCAGTCACCAAAAAAA CTTTACGGCTGATCCCCCCAAAAATGACCTTGTACCCTGTTTGGGATGGAGAAGTCAAGATTTCAGATGTCAGACTTATCTGTGCTTTGAGCGACTATTTTCCCAAGGACATAACTGTGCAGTGGTACAAGGAGGACCAGCTTCTAACAAGCAatcaaaatgtgagaaattttATAAGTGCAAATGAGGAGAATACAACCTACAGTCGAACCACCGAGATTACTCCAGACAAGGAAGAATGGATAAAAGGATCAACGTTTAAGTGCAAGTCTACTCACAAAGCCAAAGATTTGacagaaacaataaacatttgtcAGA tctATGGAAAATACACTCCTCCCATTTACATGGAGACCCCAAACTTCATGAAAATGATGACAGAGTCTGAAGTGGAAGCAAAGTGTTCCATTTCCACCGTGCTTAATGCCAAACTGACCTGGGAAATGGACAGGGTTCCAGTAGGGGATCAAAGCCAAGTGCttagaaatgaaacatttgtaaGCACTATACTGAAGGTTCCATTGGAGACATGGGCAAAAACGAAAAAAATTCAGTGTAAAGCTGAACATCGTTGCTTCACAGCTATGAAGACCATAAGTATTTCAG GGCCTTCAGTTGGACGTCCAAAGGTGGAGATCAGAAGGTCCTTGTCAGAGCTGCTGAAGAGAGAAAGTGCCGTTTTCCAGTGTGACGTGTCACAGCTCTCCTCACAGGACCTCTATGTCACATTTCAAGTGAATGGAACTGATGCTTCGCAAAAATATTATATTGATCTTCCTGAAGGATCCGGCCCTCATTCAGTCAGTAGACGTTTCTCTGTTCCTAGAGAGTCCTGGAAAATTGACACAGATGTCTCGTGCACAGTGAACCAAGGCTTCTCCAGCAGTCCCTTCAAGTCAAATTTAATGAGCAGAATTTTTG TGAAACCATCTGTGGAACTCCTGTTGGCCCCAAGTAGAGCATCAGATCCACAAACGCTCTTGTGTTCCGGATGGGGCTTCGACCCAGAAATTAAATGGCTTAATGGCGTCGAGGAAATATTCACATCAAATCATGACATCAGCATGGATGCGAATGGACGTGTTGCCGCGACAAGTCAACTGCAGGTTGTTCAGACACAGTGGAAATCAGGAGAGGTCTTCACATGTGAAGTGTCTGACAAATCTCTAAATGAAGTGGTCAGAAAGGAAATCAGTGTCTGCTCAG CTTGTTCAAGCCCAACTCCAAACATTGAACTGAACATTCCAAACTTTAAGACTGCGACGACAGCAACCGTGAAAGCTACATGTTTGGTTCACACTGCTTTTGATGTCAAAGTCACCTGGCTGATAGATGGGAGTATTCAGGAAGAATATACAAAGACTCAATTTCAAAACATGACTCATTTAGCCACTGATGTGACAATCCCTTCAGGAAAGTGGAGGCAACTGAAGACCATAACGTGTAGAGCAGCACATAGGTGTTTTTCACCCACTGAAAAGACAGTAAATGTAGCAG GGCCTTCAGTTGGACGTCCAAAGGTGGAGATCAGAAGGTCCTTGTCAGAGCTGCTGAAGAGAGAAAGTGCCGTTTTCCAGTGTGACGTGTCACAGCTCTCCCCACAGGACCTCTATGTCACATTTCAAGTGAATGGAACTGATGCTTCGCAAAAATATTATATTGATCTTCCTGAAGGATCCGGCCCTCATTCAGTCAGTAGAAGTTTCTCTGTTCCTAGAGAGTCCTGGAAAATCGACACAGATGTCTCGTGCACAGTGAACCAAGGCTTCTCCAGCAGTCCCTTCAAGTCAAATTTGATGAGCAAAATTTTTG TGGAACCCTCAATGGAAGTTCATCCTGCTCCCAGTGAAGGACTTGAGCAACAAACACTAGTGTGTTCCGGATGGGGCTTTGACCCACAAATCAAATGGTTTAACAGGTCAAAGGAAATAAACTCATCAAATTCAGACATCAGTATGAATAACAAAGGTCATGTTGTTGTGATGAGTCAACTGCATGTTGGTCATGCAGAGTGGAAAAGAGGAATGGTATTTACATGTGAGGTGTCTGACAGTTCTCtaaggaaaaatgtcaaaaagaatATCAGTATCTGTTCAG TTACGCCAACGTCTTCTCATATGGTTGGCGTCTATATTCAGAGACCTAAACTGGAGGAACTCCAAAAGAGGGGACAGGTGACTGTTACATGTCTTTTTGTTGGGACTAGTCTTTCTGATTTCTCCATAATCTGGAAAGTAGGTAATCAGCGAGCTTCCCCAAGTAATATCAATATGGAAAAACCTGTGAGTCACAACAACGGAACGGAAACTCTACACAGCTCCCTCTATGTGTCAGCAGAGGACTGGCATTCAAATAAGCAAGTGTCTTGTGTGGGAAAACATCTGTGTTCCAACCAAAGTTATGAAGACTATATCAGCAAAAGTACAG ATCTGTATCAGCCAGTTCTGAGGATATTGGAACCAACTTTTGATGAGCTGTATACATCTGACAGCGTCATTCTTACTTGCTTAGTTTCAGCATTTTTTCCATCTGACGTCATTGTTCAGTGGAGAGAAAATGACCAACAACTCCCAGCATCTCTCTATATTAACAGTCCTTCATGGAAAGAACCGGGAAGACGCTATTTTTCAATGAGGAGCAGACTAAATATAACTAAGGCTGAGAACAATAACTCAACTTACTCTTGTGTTGTCAGACATGAATCCTCTGAGTCTCCATTTGAAACCAGCATAAGTGACGTGTTTG CCACTGTGAGATACACCAAACCCTCAGCCGTCTTGCTCCAGGGAGAGAACGAACTCATGTGTCTGGTCTCGGGCTTCAACCCAAAATCCATCAATATCACTTGGTTCCGCAGTGAAACCACAGAGCTGTCGGACTACAACATAACCGAGCCCTACGTAGGCCCAGATAGGAAATTCAGAATTCTCAGTCGCCTTCGCCTTGCACTAATTGACACCTTACCTGGCGTGATTATCACCTGTCGGGTGACACATGAAGGCGCCACCATCTCAGTAAACATATCCAAACCAG ACACACTGGAGAACTGTAACTTCTTTGATACTATCAAGGACATTGATGTGAGTCAAGACGCATTGAAGGAAACCTGGTCTATGGCATTAACCTTCCTCTGCTTTTTCCTCTTCACCATCATATTTTCTCTTGTTGTCCTCATCATTAAG acaaaataa
- the LOC116734897 gene encoding uncharacterized protein LOC116734897 isoform X3, which yields MVTVTSATQSAPTVFPLAPCGSGGSDLVTLGCLATGFNPSTITFSWEQGSTALNNVIQYPSIQKGNEYMGISQVQVKRQDWEARKSFKCIANHAAGRQHASVTKKTLRLIPPKMTLYPVWDGEVKISDVRLICALSDYFPKDITVQWYKEDQLLTSNQNVRNFISANEENTTYSRTTEITPDKEEWIKGSTFKCKSTHKAKDLTETINICQIYGKYTPPIYMETPNFMKMMTESEVEAKCSISTVLNAKLTWEMDRVPVGDQSQVLRNETFVSTILKVPLETWAKTKKIQCKAEHRCFTAMKTISISGPSVGRPKVEIRRSLSELLKRESAVFQCDVSQLSSQDLYVTFQVNGTDASQKYYIDLPEGSGPHSVSRRFSVPRESWKIDTDVSCTVNQGFSSSPFKSNLMSRIFVKPSVELLLAPSRASDPQTLLCSGWGFDPEIKWLNGVEEIFTSNHDISMDANGRVAATSQLQVVQTQWKSGEVFTCEVSDKSLNEVVRKEISVCSACSSPTPNIELNIPNFKTATTATVKATCLVHTAFDVKVTWLIDGSIQEEYTKTQFQNMTHLATDVTIPSGKWRQLKTITCRAAHRCFSPTEKTVNVAGPSVGRPKVEIRRSLSELLKRESAVFQCDVSQLSPQDLYVTFQVNGTDASQKYYIDLPEGSGPHSVSRSFSVPRESWKIDTDVSCTVNQGFSSSPFKSNLMSKIFVEPSMEVHPAPSEGLEQQTLVCSGWGFDPQIKWFNRSKEINSSNSDISMNNKGHVVVMSQLHVGHAEWKRGMVFTCEVSDSSLRKNVKKNISICSVTPTSSHMVGVYIQRPKLEELQKRGQVTVTCLFVGTSLSDFSIIWKVGNQRASPSNINMEKPVSHNNGTETLHSSLYVSAEDWHSNKQVSCVGKHLCSNQSYEDYISKSTDLYQPVLRILEPTFDELYTSDSVILTCLVSAFFPSDVIVQWRENDQQLPASLYINSPSWKEPGRRYFSMRSRLNITKAENNNSTYSCVVRHESSESPFETSISDVFATVRYTKPSAVLLQGENELMCLVSGFNPKSINITWFRSETTELSDYNITEPYVGPDRKFRILSRLRLALIDTLPGVIITCRVTHEGATISVNISKPDTLENCNFFDTIKDIDVSQDALKETWSMALTFLCFFLFTIIFSLVVLIIKTK from the exons ATGGTAACAGTAACATCAG ccACTCAGAGTGCTCCCACTGTGTTTCCTCTGGCTCCATGTGGTTCTGGTGGTAGTGACCTGGTCACCCTCGGCTGCCTTGCCACCGGTTTCAACCCCTCCACCATCACCTTCTCGTGGGAACAAGGCAGTACTGCTTTGAACAACGTCATCCAGTACCCTTCAATCCAGAAAGGCAATGAATACATGGGAATCAGTCAGGTTCAAGTCAAAAGACAGGACTGGGAAGCAAGAAAATCCTTCAAATGCATTGCAAATCACGCTGCAGGACGACAACATGCTTCAGTCACCAAAAAAA CTTTACGGCTGATCCCCCCAAAAATGACCTTGTACCCTGTTTGGGATGGAGAAGTCAAGATTTCAGATGTCAGACTTATCTGTGCTTTGAGCGACTATTTTCCCAAGGACATAACTGTGCAGTGGTACAAGGAGGACCAGCTTCTAACAAGCAatcaaaatgtgagaaattttATAAGTGCAAATGAGGAGAATACAACCTACAGTCGAACCACCGAGATTACTCCAGACAAGGAAGAATGGATAAAAGGATCAACGTTTAAGTGCAAGTCTACTCACAAAGCCAAAGATTTGacagaaacaataaacatttgtcAGA tctATGGAAAATACACTCCTCCCATTTACATGGAGACCCCAAACTTCATGAAAATGATGACAGAGTCTGAAGTGGAAGCAAAGTGTTCCATTTCCACCGTGCTTAATGCCAAACTGACCTGGGAAATGGACAGGGTTCCAGTAGGGGATCAAAGCCAAGTGCttagaaatgaaacatttgtaaGCACTATACTGAAGGTTCCATTGGAGACATGGGCAAAAACGAAAAAAATTCAGTGTAAAGCTGAACATCGTTGCTTCACAGCTATGAAGACCATAAGTATTTCAG GGCCTTCAGTTGGACGTCCAAAGGTGGAGATCAGAAGGTCCTTGTCAGAGCTGCTGAAGAGAGAAAGTGCCGTTTTCCAGTGTGACGTGTCACAGCTCTCCTCACAGGACCTCTATGTCACATTTCAAGTGAATGGAACTGATGCTTCGCAAAAATATTATATTGATCTTCCTGAAGGATCCGGCCCTCATTCAGTCAGTAGACGTTTCTCTGTTCCTAGAGAGTCCTGGAAAATTGACACAGATGTCTCGTGCACAGTGAACCAAGGCTTCTCCAGCAGTCCCTTCAAGTCAAATTTAATGAGCAGAATTTTTG TGAAACCATCTGTGGAACTCCTGTTGGCCCCAAGTAGAGCATCAGATCCACAAACGCTCTTGTGTTCCGGATGGGGCTTCGACCCAGAAATTAAATGGCTTAATGGCGTCGAGGAAATATTCACATCAAATCATGACATCAGCATGGATGCGAATGGACGTGTTGCCGCGACAAGTCAACTGCAGGTTGTTCAGACACAGTGGAAATCAGGAGAGGTCTTCACATGTGAAGTGTCTGACAAATCTCTAAATGAAGTGGTCAGAAAGGAAATCAGTGTCTGCTCAG CTTGTTCAAGCCCAACTCCAAACATTGAACTGAACATTCCAAACTTTAAGACTGCGACGACAGCAACCGTGAAAGCTACATGTTTGGTTCACACTGCTTTTGATGTCAAAGTCACCTGGCTGATAGATGGGAGTATTCAGGAAGAATATACAAAGACTCAATTTCAAAACATGACTCATTTAGCCACTGATGTGACAATCCCTTCAGGAAAGTGGAGGCAACTGAAGACCATAACGTGTAGAGCAGCACATAGGTGTTTTTCACCCACTGAAAAGACAGTAAATGTAGCAG GGCCTTCAGTTGGACGTCCAAAGGTGGAGATCAGAAGGTCCTTGTCAGAGCTGCTGAAGAGAGAAAGTGCCGTTTTCCAGTGTGACGTGTCACAGCTCTCCCCACAGGACCTCTATGTCACATTTCAAGTGAATGGAACTGATGCTTCGCAAAAATATTATATTGATCTTCCTGAAGGATCCGGCCCTCATTCAGTCAGTAGAAGTTTCTCTGTTCCTAGAGAGTCCTGGAAAATCGACACAGATGTCTCGTGCACAGTGAACCAAGGCTTCTCCAGCAGTCCCTTCAAGTCAAATTTGATGAGCAAAATTTTTG TGGAACCCTCAATGGAAGTTCATCCTGCTCCCAGTGAAGGACTTGAGCAACAAACACTAGTGTGTTCCGGATGGGGCTTTGACCCACAAATCAAATGGTTTAACAGGTCAAAGGAAATAAACTCATCAAATTCAGACATCAGTATGAATAACAAAGGTCATGTTGTTGTGATGAGTCAACTGCATGTTGGTCATGCAGAGTGGAAAAGAGGAATGGTATTTACATGTGAGGTGTCTGACAGTTCTCtaaggaaaaatgtcaaaaagaatATCAGTATCTGTTCAG TTACGCCAACGTCTTCTCATATGGTTGGCGTCTATATTCAGAGACCTAAACTGGAGGAACTCCAAAAGAGGGGACAGGTGACTGTTACATGTCTTTTTGTTGGGACTAGTCTTTCTGATTTCTCCATAATCTGGAAAGTAGGTAATCAGCGAGCTTCCCCAAGTAATATCAATATGGAAAAACCTGTGAGTCACAACAACGGAACGGAAACTCTACACAGCTCCCTCTATGTGTCAGCAGAGGACTGGCATTCAAATAAGCAAGTGTCTTGTGTGGGAAAACATCTGTGTTCCAACCAAAGTTATGAAGACTATATCAGCAAAAGTACAG ATCTGTATCAGCCAGTTCTGAGGATATTGGAACCAACTTTTGATGAGCTGTATACATCTGACAGCGTCATTCTTACTTGCTTAGTTTCAGCATTTTTTCCATCTGACGTCATTGTTCAGTGGAGAGAAAATGACCAACAACTCCCAGCATCTCTCTATATTAACAGTCCTTCATGGAAAGAACCGGGAAGACGCTATTTTTCAATGAGGAGCAGACTAAATATAACTAAGGCTGAGAACAATAACTCAACTTACTCTTGTGTTGTCAGACATGAATCCTCTGAGTCTCCATTTGAAACCAGCATAAGTGACGTGTTTG CCACTGTGAGATACACCAAACCCTCAGCCGTCTTGCTCCAGGGAGAGAACGAACTCATGTGTCTGGTCTCGGGCTTCAACCCAAAATCCATCAATATCACTTGGTTCCGCAGTGAAACCACAGAGCTGTCGGACTACAACATAACCGAGCCCTACGTAGGCCCAGATAGGAAATTCAGAATTCTCAGTCGCCTTCGCCTTGCACTAATTGACACCTTACCTGGCGTGATTATCACCTGTCGGGTGACACATGAAGGCGCCACCATCTCAGTAAACATATCCAAACCAG ACACACTGGAGAACTGTAACTTCTTTGATACTATCAAGGACATTGATGTGAGTCAAGACGCATTGAAGGAAACCTGGTCTATGGCATTAACCTTCCTCTGCTTTTTCCTCTTCACCATCATATTTTCTCTTGTTGTCCTCATCATTAAG acaaaataa
- the LOC116734897 gene encoding uncharacterized protein LOC116734897 isoform X2 has translation MTQDIFALKCHCNLSPCHYFDYWGKGTTVTVTSATQSAPTVFPLAPCGSGGSDLVTLGCLATGFNPSTITFSWEQGSTALNNVIQYPSIQKGNEYMGISQVQVKRQDWEARKSFKCIANHAAGRQHASVTKKTLRLIPPKMTLYPVWDGEVKISDVRLICALSDYFPKDITVQWYKEDQLLTSNQNVRNFISANEENTTYSRTTEITPDKEEWIKGSTFKCKSTHKAKDLTETINICQIYGKYTPPIYMETPNFMKMMTESEVEAKCSISTVLNAKLTWEMDRVPVGDQSQVLRNETFVSTILKVPLETWAKTKKIQCKAEHRCFTAMKTISISGPSVGRPKVEIRRSLSELLKRESAVFQCDVSQLSSQDLYVTFQVNGTDASQKYYIDLPEGSGPHSVSRRFSVPRESWKIDTDVSCTVNQGFSSSPFKSNLMSRIFVKPSVELLLAPSRASDPQTLLCSGWGFDPEIKWLNGVEEIFTSNHDISMDANGRVAATSQLQVVQTQWKSGEVFTCEVSDKSLNEVVRKEISVCSACSSPTPNIELNIPNFKTATTATVKATCLVHTAFDVKVTWLIDGSIQEEYTKTQFQNMTHLATDVTIPSGKWRQLKTITCRAAHRCFSPTEKTVNVAGPSVGRPKVEIRRSLSELLKRESAVFQCDVSQLSPQDLYVTFQVNGTDASQKYYIDLPEGSGPHSVSRSFSVPRESWKIDTDVSCTVNQGFSSSPFKSNLMSKIFVEPSMEVHPAPSEGLEQQTLVCSGWGFDPQIKWFNRSKEINSSNSDISMNNKGHVVVMSQLHVGHAEWKRGMVFTCEVSDSSLRKNVKKNISICSVTPTSSHMVGVYIQRPKLEELQKRGQVTVTCLFVGTSLSDFSIIWKVGNQRASPSNINMEKPVSHNNGTETLHSSLYVSAEDWHSNKQVSCVGKHLCSNQSYEDYISKSTDLYQPVLRILEPTFDELYTSDSVILTCLVSAFFPSDVIVQWRENDQQLPASLYINSPSWKEPGRRYFSMRSRLNITKAENNNSTYSCVVRHESSESPFETSISDVFATVRYTKPSAVLLQGENELMCLVSGFNPKSINITWFRSETTELSDYNITEPYVGPDRKFRILSRLRLALIDTLPGVIITCRVTHEGATISVNISKPDTLENCNFFDTIKDIDVSQDALKETWSMALTFLCFFLFTIIFSLVVLIIKTK, from the exons aTGACACAGGATATTTTTGCACTAAAGTGTCATTGTAATTTGTCACCGTGCCACTACTTTGACTACTGGGGAAAAGGAACCACGGTTACCGTCACTTCAG ccACTCAGAGTGCTCCCACTGTGTTTCCTCTGGCTCCATGTGGTTCTGGTGGTAGTGACCTGGTCACCCTCGGCTGCCTTGCCACCGGTTTCAACCCCTCCACCATCACCTTCTCGTGGGAACAAGGCAGTACTGCTTTGAACAACGTCATCCAGTACCCTTCAATCCAGAAAGGCAATGAATACATGGGAATCAGTCAGGTTCAAGTCAAAAGACAGGACTGGGAAGCAAGAAAATCCTTCAAATGCATTGCAAATCACGCTGCAGGACGACAACATGCTTCAGTCACCAAAAAAA CTTTACGGCTGATCCCCCCAAAAATGACCTTGTACCCTGTTTGGGATGGAGAAGTCAAGATTTCAGATGTCAGACTTATCTGTGCTTTGAGCGACTATTTTCCCAAGGACATAACTGTGCAGTGGTACAAGGAGGACCAGCTTCTAACAAGCAatcaaaatgtgagaaattttATAAGTGCAAATGAGGAGAATACAACCTACAGTCGAACCACCGAGATTACTCCAGACAAGGAAGAATGGATAAAAGGATCAACGTTTAAGTGCAAGTCTACTCACAAAGCCAAAGATTTGacagaaacaataaacatttgtcAGA tctATGGAAAATACACTCCTCCCATTTACATGGAGACCCCAAACTTCATGAAAATGATGACAGAGTCTGAAGTGGAAGCAAAGTGTTCCATTTCCACCGTGCTTAATGCCAAACTGACCTGGGAAATGGACAGGGTTCCAGTAGGGGATCAAAGCCAAGTGCttagaaatgaaacatttgtaaGCACTATACTGAAGGTTCCATTGGAGACATGGGCAAAAACGAAAAAAATTCAGTGTAAAGCTGAACATCGTTGCTTCACAGCTATGAAGACCATAAGTATTTCAG GGCCTTCAGTTGGACGTCCAAAGGTGGAGATCAGAAGGTCCTTGTCAGAGCTGCTGAAGAGAGAAAGTGCCGTTTTCCAGTGTGACGTGTCACAGCTCTCCTCACAGGACCTCTATGTCACATTTCAAGTGAATGGAACTGATGCTTCGCAAAAATATTATATTGATCTTCCTGAAGGATCCGGCCCTCATTCAGTCAGTAGACGTTTCTCTGTTCCTAGAGAGTCCTGGAAAATTGACACAGATGTCTCGTGCACAGTGAACCAAGGCTTCTCCAGCAGTCCCTTCAAGTCAAATTTAATGAGCAGAATTTTTG TGAAACCATCTGTGGAACTCCTGTTGGCCCCAAGTAGAGCATCAGATCCACAAACGCTCTTGTGTTCCGGATGGGGCTTCGACCCAGAAATTAAATGGCTTAATGGCGTCGAGGAAATATTCACATCAAATCATGACATCAGCATGGATGCGAATGGACGTGTTGCCGCGACAAGTCAACTGCAGGTTGTTCAGACACAGTGGAAATCAGGAGAGGTCTTCACATGTGAAGTGTCTGACAAATCTCTAAATGAAGTGGTCAGAAAGGAAATCAGTGTCTGCTCAG CTTGTTCAAGCCCAACTCCAAACATTGAACTGAACATTCCAAACTTTAAGACTGCGACGACAGCAACCGTGAAAGCTACATGTTTGGTTCACACTGCTTTTGATGTCAAAGTCACCTGGCTGATAGATGGGAGTATTCAGGAAGAATATACAAAGACTCAATTTCAAAACATGACTCATTTAGCCACTGATGTGACAATCCCTTCAGGAAAGTGGAGGCAACTGAAGACCATAACGTGTAGAGCAGCACATAGGTGTTTTTCACCCACTGAAAAGACAGTAAATGTAGCAG GGCCTTCAGTTGGACGTCCAAAGGTGGAGATCAGAAGGTCCTTGTCAGAGCTGCTGAAGAGAGAAAGTGCCGTTTTCCAGTGTGACGTGTCACAGCTCTCCCCACAGGACCTCTATGTCACATTTCAAGTGAATGGAACTGATGCTTCGCAAAAATATTATATTGATCTTCCTGAAGGATCCGGCCCTCATTCAGTCAGTAGAAGTTTCTCTGTTCCTAGAGAGTCCTGGAAAATCGACACAGATGTCTCGTGCACAGTGAACCAAGGCTTCTCCAGCAGTCCCTTCAAGTCAAATTTGATGAGCAAAATTTTTG TGGAACCCTCAATGGAAGTTCATCCTGCTCCCAGTGAAGGACTTGAGCAACAAACACTAGTGTGTTCCGGATGGGGCTTTGACCCACAAATCAAATGGTTTAACAGGTCAAAGGAAATAAACTCATCAAATTCAGACATCAGTATGAATAACAAAGGTCATGTTGTTGTGATGAGTCAACTGCATGTTGGTCATGCAGAGTGGAAAAGAGGAATGGTATTTACATGTGAGGTGTCTGACAGTTCTCtaaggaaaaatgtcaaaaagaatATCAGTATCTGTTCAG TTACGCCAACGTCTTCTCATATGGTTGGCGTCTATATTCAGAGACCTAAACTGGAGGAACTCCAAAAGAGGGGACAGGTGACTGTTACATGTCTTTTTGTTGGGACTAGTCTTTCTGATTTCTCCATAATCTGGAAAGTAGGTAATCAGCGAGCTTCCCCAAGTAATATCAATATGGAAAAACCTGTGAGTCACAACAACGGAACGGAAACTCTACACAGCTCCCTCTATGTGTCAGCAGAGGACTGGCATTCAAATAAGCAAGTGTCTTGTGTGGGAAAACATCTGTGTTCCAACCAAAGTTATGAAGACTATATCAGCAAAAGTACAG ATCTGTATCAGCCAGTTCTGAGGATATTGGAACCAACTTTTGATGAGCTGTATACATCTGACAGCGTCATTCTTACTTGCTTAGTTTCAGCATTTTTTCCATCTGACGTCATTGTTCAGTGGAGAGAAAATGACCAACAACTCCCAGCATCTCTCTATATTAACAGTCCTTCATGGAAAGAACCGGGAAGACGCTATTTTTCAATGAGGAGCAGACTAAATATAACTAAGGCTGAGAACAATAACTCAACTTACTCTTGTGTTGTCAGACATGAATCCTCTGAGTCTCCATTTGAAACCAGCATAAGTGACGTGTTTG CCACTGTGAGATACACCAAACCCTCAGCCGTCTTGCTCCAGGGAGAGAACGAACTCATGTGTCTGGTCTCGGGCTTCAACCCAAAATCCATCAATATCACTTGGTTCCGCAGTGAAACCACAGAGCTGTCGGACTACAACATAACCGAGCCCTACGTAGGCCCAGATAGGAAATTCAGAATTCTCAGTCGCCTTCGCCTTGCACTAATTGACACCTTACCTGGCGTGATTATCACCTGTCGGGTGACACATGAAGGCGCCACCATCTCAGTAAACATATCCAAACCAG ACACACTGGAGAACTGTAACTTCTTTGATACTATCAAGGACATTGATGTGAGTCAAGACGCATTGAAGGAAACCTGGTCTATGGCATTAACCTTCCTCTGCTTTTTCCTCTTCACCATCATATTTTCTCTTGTTGTCCTCATCATTAAG acaaaataa